In Gambusia affinis linkage group LG08, SWU_Gaff_1.0, whole genome shotgun sequence, a single window of DNA contains:
- the hdac10 gene encoding polyamine deacetylase HDAC10 isoform X2, producing MGTALIYDEEMTKYKLLWVDPACHIEVPERLSVSYEALVRTGLSDRCVSVPPREASDAEILLVHSEEYLEGVKKTPHMTLEDLKEFTLQYGDVYFHPNIYHCAKLAAGSALQLVDSVMTGKVRNGMALVRPPGHHSMRSAASGFCVFNNVAIAARYAKQKHGAKRVLIVDWDIHHGQGVQYCFEDDPSVLYFSWHRYEHQKFWPNLRESDYDSVGKEGGAGFNINVPWNKVGMENSDYLSVFCHVLLPVAYEFCPDVVLVCAGFDSAIGDPEGEMCATPDIFAHLTHLLMNLAGGKLCAVLEGGYNLTSLAQSVCQTVQTLLGDPLPRLANLRSPCESALESLQCVRSVQRRYWPILKHAAEPPTTDVSTKRTKLAKAEEEKAETTEEERSQKEKVWPEPAERLRPPVGSASALPDDAACPDGLKCLTSSKDLGPLLVSRIKNRSTEVAGDADGVATFSRLYTLIEKMRTNEIGNGVALVPDVAAAVKCVVQDLGSDLVNRVLVVCVGKEELNYATADGKMLVVQISGEDKGEQKGKYYIPMYLKKFSCPRRVAVTR from the exons ATGGGGACAGCTCTGATTTATGATGAGGAGATGACCAAATACAAACTGCTCTGGGTTGA cCCAGCGTGTCATATCGAGGTTCCCGAGCGGCTCTCGGTCAGTTATGAGGCCCTGGTCAGGACGGGTCTGTCCGACCGCTGTGTCTCTGTGCCGCCTCGTGAGGCCTCAGACGCAGAGATCCTGCTCGTCCACAG TGAGGAATATCTGGAGGGTGTGAAAAAGACTCCGCACATGACTTTGGAGGACTTGAAGGAGTTCACCCTTCAGTATGGGGACGTCTACTTCCACCCA aataTCTACCACTGCGCCAAGCTGGCTGCAGGGTCTGCTCTGCAACTGGTGGACAGTGTCATGACAGGGAAGGTCAGGAACGGCATGGCTCTGGTTAG ACCGCCGGGACACCACAGCATGCGCAGTGCTGCCAGCGGTTTCTGTGTGTTCAACAACGTGGCCATAGCAGCGCGATATGCTAAGCAAAAACATGGAGCCAAAAg GGTGCTAATAGTAGACTGGGACATACATCACGGTCAAGGGGTGCAGTACTGCTTTGAGGATGATCCGAG TGTTCTGTACTTTTCTTGGCACCGCTATGAGCATCAGAAATTCTGGCCCAATCTTAGAGAGTCAGACTACGATAGCGTCGGCAAAGAAGGCGGAGCTGGCTTCAACATAAACGTGCCTTGGAATAAG GTGGGAATGGAAAACAGCGACTATCTGTCAGTCTTCTGCCATGTCCTCCTGCCAGTAGCTTATGAG TTTTGCCCAGACGTGGTTTTGGTGTGCGCAGGCTTCGACTCGGCTATCGGCGACCCAGAG ggagAGATGTGTGCCACTCCGGATATCTTCGCCCACTTAACTCACCTCCTAATGAACCTAGCTGGAGGAAAACTGTGTGCTGTACTGGAG GGAGGATACAACTTGACTTCTCTCGCACAGTCCGTGTGTCAGACTGTTCAGACTTTGCTCGGCGATCCGCTGCCTCGTCTCGCAAACCTCAGGAGTCCCTGTGAAAG tgcaCTCGAGTCTCTTCAGTGTGTCCGGTCGGTCCAGAGGCGGTACTGGCCCATCCTCAAGCATGCAG CCGAGCCGCCTACGACGGACGTCAGCACCAAACGCACTAAACTGGcaaaagcagaggaagaaaaggcagaaacaacagaggaagagagaagccAGAAGGAAAAAGTTTGGCCTGAGCCTGCAGAGCGCTTGCGTCCTCCCGTTGGTTCAGCCTCTGCGCTTCCTGACGACGCGGCTTGTCCAGACGGGTTAAAATGCCTCACCTCCTCCAAAGATCTCGGACCGCTTTTAGTCAGCAGAATAAA GAACCGTTCCACAGAAGTTGCGGGTGATGCGGACGGCGTCGCCACCTTCTCGAGACTTTACACCCTGattgagaaaatgagaacaaacGAG ATCGGCAACGGCGTGGCGCTGGTCCCCGATGTCGCCGCAGCCGTGAAGTGTGTTGTCCAGGATCTCGGCTCTGACCTCGTCAACCG GGTTTTAGTGGTTTGTGTCGGCAAAGAGGAGCTGAATTATGCCACGGCAGATGG GAAAATGCTTGTTGTACAAATCAGCGGTGAAGACAAAGGGGAACAGAAGGGCAAATATTATATTCCAATGTATTTAAAGAAG TTTTCTTGTCCTCGCAGGGTTGCGGTGACACGGTAG
- the hdac10 gene encoding polyamine deacetylase HDAC10 isoform X1 produces MGTALIYDEEMTKYKLLWVDPACHIEVPERLSVSYEALVRTGLSDRCVSVPPREASDAEILLVHSEEYLEGVKKTPHMTLEDLKEFTLQYGDVYFHPNIYHCAKLAAGSALQLVDSVMTGKVRNGMALVRPPGHHSMRSAASGFCVFNNVAIAARYAKQKHGAKRVLIVDWDIHHGQGVQYCFEDDPSVLYFSWHRYEHQKFWPNLRESDYDSVGKEGGAGFNINVPWNKVGMENSDYLSVFCHVLLPVAYEFCPDVVLVCAGFDSAIGDPEGEMCATPDIFAHLTHLLMNLAGGKLCAVLEGGYNLTSLAQSVCQTVQTLLGDPLPRLANLRSPCESALESLQCVRSVQRRYWPILKHAAEPPTTDVSTKRTKLAKAEEEKAETTEEERSQKEKVWPEPAERLRPPVGSASALPDDAACPDGLKCLTSSKDLGPLLVSRIKNRSTEVAGDADGVATFSRLYTLIEKMRTNEIGNGVALVPDVAAAVKCVVQDLGSDLVNRVLVVCVGKEELNYATADGKMLVVQISGEDKGEQKGKYYIPMYLKKGCGDTVGFIQAVLGLLLPLGYEYDPDLVLLIGMPGSGVGDCMWQQLIGLLKGFAKGHTLVLMQTNDGACMGPTASVLLGHPAPPLQELLTPLPDNGDALERMRERLQADWKMLQTTVSSGNGETAES; encoded by the exons ATGGGGACAGCTCTGATTTATGATGAGGAGATGACCAAATACAAACTGCTCTGGGTTGA cCCAGCGTGTCATATCGAGGTTCCCGAGCGGCTCTCGGTCAGTTATGAGGCCCTGGTCAGGACGGGTCTGTCCGACCGCTGTGTCTCTGTGCCGCCTCGTGAGGCCTCAGACGCAGAGATCCTGCTCGTCCACAG TGAGGAATATCTGGAGGGTGTGAAAAAGACTCCGCACATGACTTTGGAGGACTTGAAGGAGTTCACCCTTCAGTATGGGGACGTCTACTTCCACCCA aataTCTACCACTGCGCCAAGCTGGCTGCAGGGTCTGCTCTGCAACTGGTGGACAGTGTCATGACAGGGAAGGTCAGGAACGGCATGGCTCTGGTTAG ACCGCCGGGACACCACAGCATGCGCAGTGCTGCCAGCGGTTTCTGTGTGTTCAACAACGTGGCCATAGCAGCGCGATATGCTAAGCAAAAACATGGAGCCAAAAg GGTGCTAATAGTAGACTGGGACATACATCACGGTCAAGGGGTGCAGTACTGCTTTGAGGATGATCCGAG TGTTCTGTACTTTTCTTGGCACCGCTATGAGCATCAGAAATTCTGGCCCAATCTTAGAGAGTCAGACTACGATAGCGTCGGCAAAGAAGGCGGAGCTGGCTTCAACATAAACGTGCCTTGGAATAAG GTGGGAATGGAAAACAGCGACTATCTGTCAGTCTTCTGCCATGTCCTCCTGCCAGTAGCTTATGAG TTTTGCCCAGACGTGGTTTTGGTGTGCGCAGGCTTCGACTCGGCTATCGGCGACCCAGAG ggagAGATGTGTGCCACTCCGGATATCTTCGCCCACTTAACTCACCTCCTAATGAACCTAGCTGGAGGAAAACTGTGTGCTGTACTGGAG GGAGGATACAACTTGACTTCTCTCGCACAGTCCGTGTGTCAGACTGTTCAGACTTTGCTCGGCGATCCGCTGCCTCGTCTCGCAAACCTCAGGAGTCCCTGTGAAAG tgcaCTCGAGTCTCTTCAGTGTGTCCGGTCGGTCCAGAGGCGGTACTGGCCCATCCTCAAGCATGCAG CCGAGCCGCCTACGACGGACGTCAGCACCAAACGCACTAAACTGGcaaaagcagaggaagaaaaggcagaaacaacagaggaagagagaagccAGAAGGAAAAAGTTTGGCCTGAGCCTGCAGAGCGCTTGCGTCCTCCCGTTGGTTCAGCCTCTGCGCTTCCTGACGACGCGGCTTGTCCAGACGGGTTAAAATGCCTCACCTCCTCCAAAGATCTCGGACCGCTTTTAGTCAGCAGAATAAA GAACCGTTCCACAGAAGTTGCGGGTGATGCGGACGGCGTCGCCACCTTCTCGAGACTTTACACCCTGattgagaaaatgagaacaaacGAG ATCGGCAACGGCGTGGCGCTGGTCCCCGATGTCGCCGCAGCCGTGAAGTGTGTTGTCCAGGATCTCGGCTCTGACCTCGTCAACCG GGTTTTAGTGGTTTGTGTCGGCAAAGAGGAGCTGAATTATGCCACGGCAGATGG GAAAATGCTTGTTGTACAAATCAGCGGTGAAGACAAAGGGGAACAGAAGGGCAAATATTATATTCCAATGTATTTAAAGAAG GGTTGCGGTGACACGGTAGGATTCATACAGGCGGTCCTTGGCCTCCTCCTACCTCTGGGATACGAGTACGACCCGGATCTTGTTCTTTTGATTGGCATGCCAGGAAGCGGAGTGGGCGACTGTATGTGGCAGCAACTAATCGGCCTGCTGAAGGGCTTCGCAAAGGGACAcactctggttctgatgcag acGAATGATGGGGCATGTATGGGCCCGACTGCCTCCGTCCTCCTTGGGCACCCTGCGCCTCCTCTGCAGGAGCTTCTGACTCCACTCCCAGACAACGGAGATGCTTTGGAGAGAATGAGAGAGAGGCTGCAGGCTGACTGGAAAATGCTGCAAACGACAG TATCTTCAGGCAATGGAGAGACAGCTGAAAGCTGA